The region GAAACTCTAGCGGAAATGGTTGCAGCTATGTCCACCGTTTCTGCACAATAATCCTGATCGTGATCTCTTTCTCCCTGTTCGGCAGAACTTTTGCTTTTGGCGGAAGTAATGCTGTTTCTTCTTGGGCTTGCTATTACGGTAGCGAGGACCGGACTGCCCAGCTATCCGGTTTTGATCTGCTGGTTTCTGCTCCCGGTGGGCAGGACCCGGCTTTGCTGCGTGCGAACGGGGCTAAGGTTCTGGCTTATGTAAGCCTCGGAGAGGTGGAGGAAAACGGCCCTTATTATGATGAAGCTAAAAAGCTCGGTTTGCTGGTTCGTCATAATGAAAACTGGAATTCATGGGTTGTTGATGTGCGTAGTCCAAAGTGGCGTGAACTTCTTTTCGCCCGGATAATTCCCGATGCCCTTTCCGCAGGGTATGACGGCCTCTTTTTTGATACTCTTGATTCACCTATCGATATGCAGCGTCGGGACCCTGATAAATACAAGGGTACCGAACGTTCCTGCGTGGATCTGGTCCGTACAATCAGGGAAAATTTTCCCAAACTGTTGCTCTGCCAGAATCGTGGTTTTGAGATTGTCCGGCGGACAGCCCCTTATCTCGATTATCTGCTGATCGAGGGGCTGAGCAGTTCCATGGACATTGCCACATTAACCCGCACGGATGTATCGAAAAATGATCGCGATTTCCTCATTGCTAAAGTTGAATCTGCGCTAAAGGCCAACCCGAAACTGCAGATCCTGACCCTTGATTATGTCCCGGCTGACGATGAGCAGGAGATTAAAAAGGCTTACGAATATTCCCGCAGCATGGGATTCATTCCTTACGTCAGCACTCCCGCATTAAATGAGGTGTTTATCCATGCGTCTGATAAGTAAATTTGTTCTTGCTGCCTTGTTTGTTGTTCTCAGTCTGTCGTTGGCTCATGCCGCTGAGGTCAAGCGCAAGGTGCTGGTCCTATATAATGGCGCAGAAAGTAGAACGGTTGTAAATAACAGTTTTGTTGAAGGATTTGCCTCCCCCCTGAATTATCTGGGCTTTTTGTATGAAGTCCGTGATGTCTCACAGCGTCCGCTGCCTTCGGATAAAAAGATGGCTGAATACGGAGCTGTTTTTACCACATTCGCCGAAAATATGATGAATAATCCTGATGAATATTTGAAATGGCTGATCAGGCAGCAGGAGAATGGAAAACAGCTGATTATAGCCGGTACGCCGGGAGCTTTAAGCGATTATGACTCGGTCAATTCCGATCCGGTATTGATTAAGAAGGTCTTTTCCAACCTTGGATTTTCTTATCAGGGAAACGCTGTCAACGATAATTCCCGTTTGAGGTATGACCATGTTGATCCTGAAAAAATGAATTTTGAGCGCAAGCTCCCTTTGTTTCCGCAGAAATATATGCAGATTGTGCCTAACCGTAAGGATGTTGAATCGTGGGCTAATGTAGGATTCAAGGGCAAATCCGAAACCTCAGCCTCTGTAGTTGGAGTGGGGCCGCGAGGCGGCTTTGCTTTCGATGGATATATGCGCTGGCAGGACCCGGTCGATTATCTGAAACGCTGGTATTTGAATCCATTTGATTTTTTGCGTGTCTGTCTGGATCTGAAAGGGATGCCCGCATTTACTCCAACAACACTTAACGGTAAGCGGGTGGCTTTTGCCCATATCGACGGGGATGGTTTTGCCGGATATACCGAAATTGATAAGCATAAGGTCTGCGCAGAAATAATCATGGAGCGTATCTTTGAACGCTACGATTTTCCTAATTCGGCTTCAGTTATCGCCGGCGAGATCAATCCGGCGGTGAAGGGCAGTAAAGATAATGTAGAGATGGCCCGGACCATGTATGAAATGAAGAATGTCGAAACGGCTTCCCATTCCTATACGCATCCTTTCGCATGGAGCGCCGAACTTCGCGAATCCAAAGAATATAAGGATGACTTTGTCATTGGGCAGTATGAGGTTCCGGGTTACAAATTTGATGCGCGGTACGAAATTGTGGGGTCCTGTGATTATATCACCGAGAATCTTGCCCCGGCTCAGAAACCTTGCAAAATCCTGCTTTGGTCCGGAATGTGCGAGCCGACTGAAAGTCAGGTTGCCATTGCTGACAAGGCCGGAATCCTGAATATGAACGGCGGGGATACGGTATTTGATGCCCGGCGCAATTCTTATTTCGGGGTGTCTCCACTATACAAGCCGTTAGGCTCCCGTCATCAGATCTATACCGGACAGGCTAACGAAAATATTCTTACCAATCTTTGGAACGGTCCTTATTTCGGATTTAGAAATATTGTGGATACCATGAAACGAACCGGTTCTCCGCGGCGTATCATGCCCATCGATATCTACTATCATTTTTACAGCGGCGAAAAATTCGCATCGCTCAAGGCTCTTGAAGATGTTTATGAATGGGCGCTCAGTCAGGATACCGCACGGGTATTCGCTTCCTCTTATATCAAAATGGTTAACGGCTATCTTTCTGCAAAGATAGATAAAATCAGCCCCGGCCATTTTGTCTTCCGCGATTACAATGATTGCCTTTCCGTGCGGCTGGACGGAATGAAGATGGTCCCAGATCTGGCGAAATGCAAAAATATTCTTGGGTATGACATCCAGCCGGAAGGTATTTTCGTTAATCTACGGCCCGGAACTTCTAAGGCGGAATTGGTGCTCACAGCGGATAAAAATGCTAATAATAAAATAGTTTATTTGAAGAACGGGTCCGGATGGGTACGTAATTTTGAACCAACATCAACCGGGGTGCGTTTTGATTTTGATTGTTTCAGTAAGGGGCGTTTCGATCTCGGTGGTCTTATCCCGGACCGGAAATATAAACTTATTCGCGGAGACGGTCCGGCTCTTGAATTTAACAGTAGCAAGGGCGGGGTGCTCAGCGTGAAGGATGTCCTTTCCGGACCGATGGAGATTGATTTGATTTGAACATAAAGCTCTGGCGGGTACTTGCTTTCGTACTCTTCATAACCGGGACGACCGTGCTTATATATCCCTTTCCGAGGGATCTTGTCCACCTGTACCTGCGGAGCGGTGAAGTTTCCAAGGCTGCGGATCTTTTGAACGACCTACTCGCTGAAGATCCTTATGATCTTGGCCTTTTAAAGGTAGGAGTCGAGGTTTATCTACAGCGGGGAATGCCTGACAAAGCTATTTCCAACCTTGAGGAGATCCTAAAGCAGAAGCCCCACCGCATACCGGAGCGCAAAAAACTGGCGCAGGTGTATGAATGGACTGTAATGCCGCACAAGGCTCTGCATGAATGGGAAAAATTGGCACAAGTTGAACCTGAAGAACTTGAGCCTTTGCAACGCATGGTTATGTATTACCGCTATTTTAATATGTTACCGCAGGAAGTCGATGCAGTTATCAGGCTCAATAAGTTGCAAGGCAGGAAGCCTTTCAATAGTGATTTTCTGCAGGTTCTAAATAAAGAGATAGATCGGCTTAGCGCTGAATATGATCAAAACAAAGATGATCCGTATCTTAATTTCCTGATTCAGCGTGTTTTTATTGTGGGGGAACAGTTTAAGGCTGAAACCGACTTCAAGGCTGAGACAGGGGGCAAGGTCGACTATTTGCAGTATGTCACCTATGTGCTTGAATATTTTATAGCTGTGGACCGCATGGATGAAGGCTACCTGTATGCCGAGCGCATGGACCAAAAAACAGGGGCTGACATTGAAAGCAGGGTTCAGATGGTCAAGGTTTTAGGGTGGGCAGGTAACTATAACCGAGGATTGGAAATAGCGGAAAAGTTACTCAAAATCAGTCCCGAAAATATCGAGCTGCTGACTGAAACCGCATGGATGGCCCGTTCTGCCGGAAGGTTTGATGTCGCAGAGGATGTGCTGGAAAAGCTGGTTGAAGTGGAGCCGGACAATACGGAACATCAGAAGGCTTTAGCTGACGTTTATATTGAAACAGGTAATTTTCAAAAAGCTGTGGACTTGTTCCGCCGTCTTGCACAGAGAGTTGGAAACTGGTTGATATACGCGCACGATATGTTGCGTGCAGCCCTTTTCAGCGGTGATATCAGGCTTATGTCTGAAGTAGTGGAAGAAACCGGGAAGGTTGATTTTTCCGAACCGGAATATCTGCGAACCCGCGCTGAGTTATTGCTGACCCTTGAGCGTCCCCGCGAAGCTTATGATGCTTTACGCAGGGTGGTGGACTCTCCGAGCGCGACACTGGCTGATTATCAGAGTCTAATCGATGCGGCGGCATCCACTGCCGATAACCGGCTTGTTGCTGAGACGGTTGATCTGGCCCTGAAGGTTTATCCTGACGATCTCGACCTGTTGCGTACTGCCGGATCCGCGTGGCTCAACGTTGGAAGGCCTTATAAGGCTTACCGTGCTTACCGGAAAGTGCTGCTGCTGGAGCAGACTCAGCAGGATATTATCGATATGCTGCTGGCTGCGTCCGAGACTCAGGATTTGAAGCTGGCGGTGCAGGCGGCTAAGTACGCTGAGAAGATTGCTCCCAAGGATGTAAAAGTCATCAAACAGGCCGGGGAAATCATGCTCTGGCTTAATTCACCTAAAGACGGCTATCCATACTATAAAAAGGCCGCGATTATGACCGGCGGCAATCGCGAATACGTAATGAATCTTATCCAGATAGCTTCCTATACCGGCGATAAGGCTTTATTCCGGGACGCTGCAGAGACGGCTATCCGGTTGCGGCCAAATGATGAACAGGTGGGACTGCTGGCCGCTGCTGTTTGGTCTGCCGCCGGGGAAAAGAAAAAAGCCGAACTGCTGCTTGCCCGTTTTGCGGGGCAGGGCGCAAAGAATCTGGGCATGCTGTATAAGTGGGCGGTCTTTGCGGATAAGGCCGGATTGAGTGAAGAAGCCTACCGTATCTATAATGAACTTTATTCGCGGGGATACAAGCGCGCTGAAATCAGAGATGATCTGGCAAGGCTGGCAGAGTGGACAGAACGTCCGGCTGTGGCTGCAAAGTTATACGCTGAAATTTCTGATGAATCTCCACGCGATTTCACTTTTGCCAAACGGGCTGCCAAATCATGGGCCGATGCCGGTAATTACGCGGATTCTGTAATCTATTACGAGCGGGCCTTGGACATTGAGCCTCGTGATTATGAGTTGATGCTCGATCTGGCAAGGGTTTACGGTTTTGCCGGGAAGCCTGCGGACCAGATCAGGGTCTATAAGAAATTGCTGGCTGCCGGTAAATTGCCGGAAACCGAACGGGTAGAGCTGGCACGGGCCTATCTTGACGCCCGGGAACCCGATGCGGCGCTGGGAATTCTGGAGCCGTATGCCCGCTTGAATAAACTGCCCCGGTTTGAAGGATTTCTGCTGGCTTCGGCTTTACACATGGCCGGACGCGAAAGCGAGGCCTCAGATGTTTATAAAAGGTTGAAAAAAGAGTATAATGACGACGAAGTGTTTCTGGCTCGTCTGGGCGCGGAGGCGTTGTTCAATAATTTAAAAACCGATGCGTATGCTCTTTTTGAAGCGGCTTTGAGGGTTAATCCTAAAAACCGCACAGCTCTTAAAGGATTGGGAATAATTTTAAGTGAGCGGGAGCAGTATAAAAGGTCTGTCTCCCAGTTTCGTAAATATTTGAGTCTGGTACCTAATGATGCGGATACACGTTTTCAACTGGGTGAAATATACAGGATCATGGGTCGTGAAAGCGCCGCAATCCGTGAGTTCAAACGTGCAGAGCGTATTCTCCGTCGTGAAGGGCGGAAAAAAGTGGATAAAGGAAGTTGAAAGGTAAGGATTTGAAAAAAGCAGTAGCAGTACTTTTACTTTTCGTGACGGTTTTACTGCCGGTCATATGCGCAACTCCGCTTTTGGCGGAGGATGGCGCAGCTGTATCCGTTGCGGAAAAGAGTGAACGTATCTGGACTGTCCGGATCAGCTCTTTCAAACAGGCTGACTCAGCCTGGGATTTTATGTCCTACTTAAAGGGCGAAGGCTACAATCCTGCCATGGTTTACCTTTATGATGGACAGGGTCAGGGCTGGCGGGTGATACAGCTCGGTGATTATCCTACCCGGAGTCAGGCCCGTGCAGCCGGGCGTCTTTTCAAGAAGAAAACCGGACTTGATTATCTGATCCGGTCCATGTCCGTTGCCCTGCTTGAAGAGCGTACCCTTGAGTCTCTCAGAAGCCCGCTTCCCGTGAGAAAGAGCGCCGAAACAGGGGCATCTAACGCTTCCGGCAATTCCCCGGCACTAAAGAAGAAGCTGATCGGCGCACCGGAGTCCCTGTTTTATGAGCTTGATCAGCGCGATGTGTTGCTGGCTGCGGATGAAAGACAACAGAACCTGATCCTTGCCCGGATAATGATCCGTAGAGGATATGTGGAAGACGGTTTGCGTCTTTATGAAAAGATGCTGCGTAGTACCCCAGGTGATGCCGACCTGCGCGAGGAATATATAGGCGCACTTATCGATAATGGTGAGCTTGCGAAATCAACCTCCATGATTCAGGAATGGCTACGTCGTGATCCCCGGTCCCCGGCCGCTTTGCGACTGGTGGCCCGGCTGCGTTTATTATCAGATGATTACCCCACGCGGGTGAAAACTATTGATTATCTCTTGCGGTTGCGGCCCGGCGATATTGATACGATTTCCAGCAAAGCGTACAGCGCTCAGCAGGGCGGAGATTGGCTGGGAGCCGTTGAAAGTTTTTCCGAACTAATTGACGCCGAACCGGATAATTACGAAGCCCGGCAGGCACTCTCCGAAATACTTATGGATCGCAGGCCGAAACTGGAGCAGATCTCCAGCGTATCCCTGCAATCTGATGAATCCATAACCACCACTTTCGGCAGTCGTTTTTCCATGCAGCTTACTGACTTGATCAGAGGGGAATTCTACTACGCCAATACCCGCATCTACCGTCCTCAGCAGGATGGAATTGAGAAGATCAACAAGGATGTGAATCAGGCTGAAATTTTATTGAAGAAAGATTTTAATCGAGTCTTTACCGGGATTGTCGGCATCGGAGCTCACGAAGGAACTTCCGACGGTATTTCAGCTGCGCTTGGCTTTGATTGGCGTATTCATGATTCCGGTAGCTTTTCCGCCATGATAGATTACGATAATCCATGGCTGGATGAACCTTCAGCCGCCAACTATGAGGGCAGATACAGCCAGATTTCCCTTACTTATGACGGATTTTATGATGATACGTGGGGACTTTATTTGAACGGTCAATTGCGGGAGTACCAGCTTGAATCAGACCGCAATTATGGAGCTAAAGGGATATATAACATAATTTTGACCCGCAGGCTTCTAGCTGATCCTGATTTGTACGTGTCTTATTCTTTTTACCGCTCCTTTTTCAAGTATGACGATGATAATTATAAGCCGTTTGAAGTGGTGGAGAATGAGAGCATTCATACTTTCAGCACCAGTTTCAGCAAGTCCATTTCCGAAAACATCGTTTTTCAGGCCTCCGGCGGGATCAGGATGGATGAGTTCAAGAATAGCCCCAGTTACTTCGGCGGGCCTTCGCTGGCCTTTAATCTGGGACGCTTTAAATTGAATTTCGATTATGAGTATAGCAGTGATTCTGGCCTTGCCGGAGGTGGGGAAACCCAGTTCGTAAGCGGGGGGATCGGGTATGTTTTCTAATGTGATTGAAACTAGGCGGGCCGGTGTATATGTTTAAAATTATTTCACCATCAAAAAAATTCAAGCTTTCAAAATATTATGAAGTCCTGCTCGGCCTCATCGCTATAACCGCGATAAATTTTCTATTTTACCGGCATGATCCGGGCTTTGTCTCGCTCTCCCCGCATCCTTACTGGATTGTTATTCTACTTACCTCTACCCGGTACGGGTTTTCGGGTGGTTTCTTTGCCGGGCTTGTGTCCGGGATGATTTATGTTATTTTCAAAAGCTTATCCATCCCTGATGTTGAGGTGGCTGATTTTAGGACACTTGCCATCTGGGCCAAGCCTATTCTTTTTTTGCTGGTCGGTGTCGTGCTTGGCGAGATGCGTCAATTGCATATCCGTGAATACGATGCTGTCTGTGAAGAGAGGGATACCTATCACGATGCTTTCGATAAAGTAAAAACCAAGTACGATATACTCAGTGAAGCTAAGCAGGAACTGGACAGTAAAATTATTTCTCAGGAGAGCACACTGGGAACTCTCTATGAAGCGGCGCAGGGATTGCGTACTTTAAGCATAGACAGCATTTATCCTGCGGTGTTGGAGATTCTTCGTGAATTTATGGATGTTGAGGATTGCTCGATCTATTTATTTGACGGCACTGAGTTTAAAATTGATACGGCTTTGCGGCACAGCAAAAGTTTTGTTGCCGATACGGTTCCTCTTGGGGAAAGTCTGATGAGCATCGCCGCAGAGAAGAAAAAAGCTGTATCCATTCGCGATATAGCAAGTACCGAGAGTATGCCCAGCGGTATTGTTATTTCCGCACCTATCTTAGCAGATAACCATTCTCACGTGATAGGTATGCTTAACGTTGAGAAAATGCCTTTTTTGAAATTCACCAGCGATTCCGTGCGGGTGGCCGGTCTGGTTGCGGACTGGTGCGGCAGTAGTGTTGAGAACGCCACTGTTTTTGCCGAGACTAAGGATAAACTTATCGCCGATGAAATAACCGATGCGTACACTTATGATTATTTCTTGCGCAGGTTGCGTGAAGAATTTGTACGGGCACGGCGTTACGAATTGGATCTTTCCCTGATTATGCTCGAATTTCCCGGTCTTTCCAATGCTTCGGACGAAGGGCGTGATGAAGTGCTGATGGCTTTCAGTATGATTCTCAAGAATCAGATACGTGAAATAGATATCCTTTTTATGAGTGACGAACCGGGAGCTTTTTACATGATACTTCCGACTACTCCCGCTGCCGGTGCGCGGGTTGTGGTTAATAATCTGCTGAGTTCTTTCCGGGCGCTCAGTGTAATGGCTTTTGAGACTGATCAGAATCTTGTCGAACTCCGGGCCGGGGTGGCCGGATATTCCCTGGAGATGGAGGAAGCCACTGAATTGGTCGATAGGGTTAAAGAGGATCTGGTAAGTGTTCTTTTTGCGGAATAAAGTAATCAGAAGGGCGCGGGTGCTCCTGCTGGGGGCTTTTGCCGCTTCCTATCTGTTCGAGGGGACAGCGCTCTGGTTCTTCCTGAACCGGGGGGGCGTCTTCTGGTATATTTATGCCGCTATTGCAGCTCATTTGATTTCCAGCCTGTCCTTTCTGATATTTACCACTCCCAAGCCTAGAGCTCTGCCGGGTATAGCTTTTTATTATCCCCGCCTTGCGGCTCTGTTTACGCTTTTCATGCCCGTGATCGGGCTGATCGGTATTTCCGGAACTCTCCTTGCGGCAAGGGTGCTTATGCGCAGTCGTGGGCTTGCGGAGGAATATAAAGAAAAAGCCTATGAAGGAAAGGATATGGAAGTGGATTTACCCACGGATATAACCGAATTCCTTTACGATGAAATTGATGTGCATCCCATTGCCGACATTTTGTCCGGTGATGATATGGAGATGAAGCGCGGGGCGGTTAATCTGCTGCGCCGTATCGGTTCCGCCGAGGCTGTTAATTTATTGCGAAAAAGCCTTTCCGATGAAAATGCCGAGGTCCGTTTTTACGCCCACACCGCACTCACCCGTCTCGAAGAAGACTACGCCGACGCAGTGGATAAGGCCCGTTTCAGGGCGGAGAGGTATGACAGTGCTCAGGCACATGCCGAGCTGGCCTCTACCTATAGGAATTATGCCAGAAGCGGTTTGCCGGAAGTTAATATGCAGGAGAGTTCCATGGCTCTTGCTTGTGAACACTGGCGTAAGGCAGTTGAACGGGATCAGGAAAATAAAGAATACCTCCTGCGCCTTGCAGAGTCATACGCGGAAAGTAAATCGTTTGCCGAAGCGTTGCACATCTACCGAGAGACTTTGAATGACCCCGAGCTTGAGCTTGAATCACGACTGGGGATATGCATGGTGTTTTTTGAGATGGGCAATTTCATTGCTCTTTTTGAAGAAGTTGAGAAATTGCGGGCCCGTCCGAAATTGGAAGCTCATGATCCTTTCAGAAAATTGATTTATACTTTCTGGCTTGAAAATACTTCCGCTGATGAAGAGCAGGCACCAGAAAACTTTGACGAGGTGGGCAGTGAGTTCGCATAAAAAATATGATGTCTGCCTGCTTCTGGAGGGGACTTACCCCTTTGTCTCCGGGGGTGTTTCTACCTGGATTCATAACCTGATCAAGGGAATGCCGGAGCTGACTTTTACCGCAGTGTGTATTCTGGCTTCCTCTAAAGAGAAGGCCGAATATCGTTACGATGTGCCGGATAATTTTGTCGATCCTAAAATTATCTATCTGCATGATAAGGTTGATATACCGCGTAATCCATTCAAGAAAATTTCCCGCAAGAATATGGAAAAGCTCAGGCATTTTCATTCCTCCTTGGATCGCAATGATATCAGCATGATGAAAGATATGGTCGAATTGTTCAGGCATGATAAATTCCCCCTCTCCGAACTTTTTCACGGCAAGAAATCGTGGGATTTATTGGTGGATAGGTACGGCCCGGAATCAAGTAAGGAATCCTTTATCGATTATTTCTGGACTTTCAGGTTTACCCATCTCCCGATTTTTAAAATGCTCTCTCTGGAATTGCCCGAGGCTAGAGTTTATCATACAATATCAACTGGATATGCAGGACTTCTCGGGGTTATCGCACGGGTTATGACCGGAAGACCACTGTTGCTTACTGAGCATGGTATTTACGTCAAAGAACGTAAAATTGAAATTTCGCAGGCAGAATGGGTTTACCGCCGGGAAGATGAACGAATGCGCATCGAGAGTAAGCTAGGAGCATTCCAGACATTCTGGATCAGGATGTTCGAGCAGCTAGGTCGGCTTTGTTACGACTATTCATCCGCTATTTATACACTTTACGAGGGGAACAGACAGCTTGAGATTCAAGAGGGGGCCGATCCGGATAAAATAAGGATTATTCCCAACGGGATCAGTCTGGATAATTTTCTGGGCCTTAAGCCCGCGAATCATGATTATCAAGGCCAGACTGAATTCGCTATCGGCTTCGTAGGCCGGGTGGTACCTATCAAGGATGTAAAAACTTTTTTGCGGGCTATTAAAATAGTAGCCGGCAAAATCGAAAAACTTAATGTTTACATCATGGGGCCAACTGAGGAGGATAAAGAATATTATGAAGAATGCGTTAATCTTGTTCGGTTGCTGCACCTTGAAAAGGTTGTGGAATTCACCGGCAAGGTGAAGGTTACCGACTATCTGCCCACGCTTGATCTGATTGTTCTAACCAGTATCAGCGAGGCCCAGCCATTGGTAATAATGGAGGCCAATTGCGCGGGAGTTCCAGCGGTAGCTTCCGATGTAGGTTCCTGCCGGGAACTTTTGGAAGGGCGTAGCGTGGCTGATCAGGCTCTCGGGCCGTCAGGGATTGTTACCAAGGTTGCCGATCCGGTCAGCACCGGAGAGGCTATCCTGAAAATTCTGACCAGTCCAATCCTGCGTCAGCGCATGTCCAGAGCCGGGATAGAACGGGTGAAGACATATTATAAAGAGTCCGACCTCAATGAAACGTATTTAAATATATATAAAGACTATATGGCAATGGATGATCTGGAGTAAAATATGGCTGGAATCGGTTTTGAATTAAGAAAAATGCTGCGCGGGGATAGCTTCCTGTCCGATGTGTCCGCCTACCTCTACGCGGCCATGGTTTCTTCCGGTCCGTGGCTTATGAGTGTGCTTTGTCTCGCTGTTCTGGGGGTATATTCTTATTCCGGTTTTTCCGAGCAGGATCAGGATATTTTCCGGTCTACCATTGTGTATGTTTACGCCTTTACCCTCATTTATGTGGGCTACATTCAGCTGGTGGTTACCCGCTATCTGGCTGACCGTTTTTATATGGGCGATGAGAAGATTACCCTGACTGCTTTTTTTACGGGGTCGGTAATTGTTCTGGTGGCCGGTGGGCTTTTAGGGACTGCCGGTATAATGTTTTTTGAGCTGACGCTGATTTACAAAATTATCTCGATTGTGCTTTTCCTGATTGTGGCCATGATCTGGCTGACGATGATTTTTCTTTCAGCGATTAAGGATTTCCGGTCAATAGTGCAGGCCTTTGCCCTAGGCACATCGTGCAGTGTGGGCGGAGCTTTTCTGCTTTATCCGTTCGCCGGGCTTGAGGGGTACCTGCTGGGGTATACTCTCGGACAGGCGGTGATATTTTTTTGGCTGCTGGCCCGTTTACTGGCAGAGTTTCCGGCCGGTAGAGTCTGGGACTCAAAGATGTTTTCTTATTTCGGGAAATATTGGGAATTGGCCTTGATCGGCGTGTTTTTCAACCTCGCCATCTGGATTGATAAGATAATGTTCTGGTTTGCGCCGGATTCAAGGGAAGTAGTCCCGTTTCTCCGTACCAATGATATTTACGAGGGACCGATTTTCTTTGCCTATCTGACCATTGTACCGACTCTCGCGCTTTTTCTGGTTAAGATTGAAACCAAATTTTATGAGCATTATCATGATTATTTCGCGAAAATTATTTCCAAGCAAAGTCTATCCAGCATACTGCAGGAAAAGAAACTAATGGTCTCCATGCTCAATGAGTGTTTACGGGAAATTCTCATCGTGCAGGGATCATTGACCATGATTTGTATTTTTCTGGCTCCTGAATTTGTGGATCTTGTAGGTTTGGCGCCATTGCAGCAGCCGTTGCTGCAGATCGCTCTTGTTGGAGCGTTTATGCAGGTAATGCTTTCCGTTGCCGTTATCATCCTTTCCTATTTTGACCGGCGTAAAGACGTGCTGGCAGTTACGCTTGTTTTTCTGCTGAGCAACTGCGGTCTTAGCTGGCTGAGCATGCAACTGGGATTTACCTTTTACGGCTATGGCTATTGCTACTCCTGCTTTATCTCGTTGATGTTTGCCTATTACCTTGTCTCCAAGTGTGTGCGTAATCTGGAGTACATAACCTTTTCAAGCCAGCCTATATTTTAAAATATGGAGTAAAGATAAATGCAGAAAGTATGTCTTGTGACCGGTTGCGCCGGGTTTATCGGAAGTCATCTGACCAGCAGTCTGCTTGATCTGGGGCATGCCGTTGTGGGGGTTGATAACTGTGCCAGCGGCTATTCTCGCAATATGGAATCTTTCATTGGACATGCCGACTTTACATTCTATGAACGGTCCATAACTGATAAAGGGTTACTCGCCGAATTGAAGGCTAGACATGAAGAACTGGATGTGGTCTTCCAATTGGCGGCGGTGGTCAGCGTGCCTTATTCTGTGGACAACCCTGAGCTGACCATTCAGGTAAATTTTGAGGCCAACAGGGACATGCTCGATGCCGCTAGGGAGATG is a window of Maridesulfovibrio sp. DNA encoding:
- a CDS encoding endo alpha-1,4 polygalactosaminidase; protein product: MYGILEQRCAGNSSGNGCSYVHRFCTIILIVISFSLFGRTFAFGGSNAVSSWACYYGSEDRTAQLSGFDLLVSAPGGQDPALLRANGAKVLAYVSLGEVEENGPYYDEAKKLGLLVRHNENWNSWVVDVRSPKWRELLFARIIPDALSAGYDGLFFDTLDSPIDMQRRDPDKYKGTERSCVDLVRTIRENFPKLLLCQNRGFEIVRRTAPYLDYLLIEGLSSSMDIATLTRTDVSKNDRDFLIAKVESALKANPKLQILTLDYVPADDEQEIKKAYEYSRSMGFIPYVSTPALNEVFIHASDK
- a CDS encoding DUF2194 domain-containing protein, which encodes MRLISKFVLAALFVVLSLSLAHAAEVKRKVLVLYNGAESRTVVNNSFVEGFASPLNYLGFLYEVRDVSQRPLPSDKKMAEYGAVFTTFAENMMNNPDEYLKWLIRQQENGKQLIIAGTPGALSDYDSVNSDPVLIKKVFSNLGFSYQGNAVNDNSRLRYDHVDPEKMNFERKLPLFPQKYMQIVPNRKDVESWANVGFKGKSETSASVVGVGPRGGFAFDGYMRWQDPVDYLKRWYLNPFDFLRVCLDLKGMPAFTPTTLNGKRVAFAHIDGDGFAGYTEIDKHKVCAEIIMERIFERYDFPNSASVIAGEINPAVKGSKDNVEMARTMYEMKNVETASHSYTHPFAWSAELRESKEYKDDFVIGQYEVPGYKFDARYEIVGSCDYITENLAPAQKPCKILLWSGMCEPTESQVAIADKAGILNMNGGDTVFDARRNSYFGVSPLYKPLGSRHQIYTGQANENILTNLWNGPYFGFRNIVDTMKRTGSPRRIMPIDIYYHFYSGEKFASLKALEDVYEWALSQDTARVFASSYIKMVNGYLSAKIDKISPGHFVFRDYNDCLSVRLDGMKMVPDLAKCKNILGYDIQPEGIFVNLRPGTSKAELVLTADKNANNKIVYLKNGSGWVRNFEPTSTGVRFDFDCFSKGRFDLGGLIPDRKYKLIRGDGPALEFNSSKGGVLSVKDVLSGPMEIDLI
- a CDS encoding tetratricopeptide repeat protein: MNIKLWRVLAFVLFITGTTVLIYPFPRDLVHLYLRSGEVSKAADLLNDLLAEDPYDLGLLKVGVEVYLQRGMPDKAISNLEEILKQKPHRIPERKKLAQVYEWTVMPHKALHEWEKLAQVEPEELEPLQRMVMYYRYFNMLPQEVDAVIRLNKLQGRKPFNSDFLQVLNKEIDRLSAEYDQNKDDPYLNFLIQRVFIVGEQFKAETDFKAETGGKVDYLQYVTYVLEYFIAVDRMDEGYLYAERMDQKTGADIESRVQMVKVLGWAGNYNRGLEIAEKLLKISPENIELLTETAWMARSAGRFDVAEDVLEKLVEVEPDNTEHQKALADVYIETGNFQKAVDLFRRLAQRVGNWLIYAHDMLRAALFSGDIRLMSEVVEETGKVDFSEPEYLRTRAELLLTLERPREAYDALRRVVDSPSATLADYQSLIDAAASTADNRLVAETVDLALKVYPDDLDLLRTAGSAWLNVGRPYKAYRAYRKVLLLEQTQQDIIDMLLAASETQDLKLAVQAAKYAEKIAPKDVKVIKQAGEIMLWLNSPKDGYPYYKKAAIMTGGNREYVMNLIQIASYTGDKALFRDAAETAIRLRPNDEQVGLLAAAVWSAAGEKKKAELLLARFAGQGAKNLGMLYKWAVFADKAGLSEEAYRIYNELYSRGYKRAEIRDDLARLAEWTERPAVAAKLYAEISDESPRDFTFAKRAAKSWADAGNYADSVIYYERALDIEPRDYELMLDLARVYGFAGKPADQIRVYKKLLAAGKLPETERVELARAYLDAREPDAALGILEPYARLNKLPRFEGFLLASALHMAGRESEASDVYKRLKKEYNDDEVFLARLGAEALFNNLKTDAYALFEAALRVNPKNRTALKGLGIILSEREQYKRSVSQFRKYLSLVPNDADTRFQLGEIYRIMGRESAAIREFKRAERILRREGRKKVDKGS
- a CDS encoding tetratricopeptide repeat protein; this translates as MKKAVAVLLLFVTVLLPVICATPLLAEDGAAVSVAEKSERIWTVRISSFKQADSAWDFMSYLKGEGYNPAMVYLYDGQGQGWRVIQLGDYPTRSQARAAGRLFKKKTGLDYLIRSMSVALLEERTLESLRSPLPVRKSAETGASNASGNSPALKKKLIGAPESLFYELDQRDVLLAADERQQNLILARIMIRRGYVEDGLRLYEKMLRSTPGDADLREEYIGALIDNGELAKSTSMIQEWLRRDPRSPAALRLVARLRLLSDDYPTRVKTIDYLLRLRPGDIDTISSKAYSAQQGGDWLGAVESFSELIDAEPDNYEARQALSEILMDRRPKLEQISSVSLQSDESITTTFGSRFSMQLTDLIRGEFYYANTRIYRPQQDGIEKINKDVNQAEILLKKDFNRVFTGIVGIGAHEGTSDGISAALGFDWRIHDSGSFSAMIDYDNPWLDEPSAANYEGRYSQISLTYDGFYDDTWGLYLNGQLREYQLESDRNYGAKGIYNIILTRRLLADPDLYVSYSFYRSFFKYDDDNYKPFEVVENESIHTFSTSFSKSISENIVFQASGGIRMDEFKNSPSYFGGPSLAFNLGRFKLNFDYEYSSDSGLAGGGETQFVSGGIGYVF